In the Emys orbicularis isolate rEmyOrb1 chromosome 3, rEmyOrb1.hap1, whole genome shotgun sequence genome, one interval contains:
- the MSH5 gene encoding mutS protein homolog 5, with product MCQQKCPSSPAAQLLELARMSTTATLNTHCLPPPPVPEQEEEQEQPQIHMCVLWYAGQLGITYYDTGDCSVYFMPDMPDNEDLKLLQKVIDEVLPQCIVTSAKQDHNIAKFLTNMGAATGDGDKPEIVLFPNMDFGLEVSKQRILSRQFPFIPPHMTATEKILYLSSIIPFESPLMVRALGGLLKFLDRRRIGVELEDSTIGVPILAFKKFVLMDIVNMDQDTYCVLQIFKSEVHPSVYKLASGLKEGLSLYGILNRCRCKWGEKLMRLWLMRPTRNLTELNKRLDVIQFFLLAQNYETVLTLQDCLKNIKNVPQILRRMTLSHTKVSDWQALYKTVYSAVCLRDTCRSLPSSIELFRTISQVFTDDLHYIASLISKVVDFEGSISENRFTVRPNVDSTIDEKKRKLMGLSDFLTEVARKELEILDNRIPSCCVIYIPLIGFLLSIPRLPTMVDKSDFEIEGLDFMFLSEDKLHYRSARTKELDSILGDLHCEIRDQETLIMHQMQTKILEKSAVLNNVIEYTAHLDVLLALAVMARENSYSRPCFTDRHGIHIKDGRHPLMELCAKTFVPNPVNSGEANGRIKILTGPNSSGKSVYLKMVGLITFMALIGSYVPAAEAEIGAVDGIYTRIHSRESVSVGLSTFMIDLNQVAKAVNNATERSLVLIDEFGKGTNTVDGLSLLAAVLRHWLNQGTQCPQVFVSTNFHSLVQLKLLPDTPLVQYLTMETHQDGDELIFFYQLKEGVSTVSHAANIAVLAGMPPKVIARGVEVSELIRNGKPIRCIDHPSKGNQLERCKSLVEKFLCLDFDDPHVDLEKFMSQEVLPSAASIL from the coding sequence ATGTGCCAACAAAAATGTCCGTCTTCACCAGCAGCACAGCTCCTGGAACTGGCTAGAATGAGCACCACTGCTACACTGAACACCCATTGTCTCCCACCACCACCTGTGCCTGAACAAGAGGAGGAGCAAGAGCAACCTCAGATACACATGTGTGTTTTGTGGTATGCAGGGCAGCTGGGGATCACTTATTATGACACAGGAGACTGCTCAGTCTACTTCATGCCCGACATGCCTGATAACGAAGACCTCAAGCTGCTGCAGAAAGTGATTGATGAAGTCCTTCCCCAATGCATAGTGACTAGTGCCAAGCAGGATCACAACATTGCCAAATTCCTGACCAATATGGGTGCTGCTACTGGGGATGGGGACAAACCAGAAATTGTCCTCTTTCCCAATATGGACTTTGGCCTGGAAGTGAGCAAACAGCGGATCCTATCTAGGCAATTCCCTTTCATTCCCCCTCATATGACTGCAACAGAGAAAATCCTCTATTTGTCCTCCATCATTCCCTTTGAGAGCCCACTCATGGTACGAGCATTAGGTGGGCTGTTGAAGTTTCTTGACAGGAGGCGGATCGGAGTCGAACTGGAAGATAGCACAATCGGAGTTCCCATCTTGGCCTTTAAAAAGTTTGTGCTCATGGATATAGTGAATATGGACCAAGATACTTATTGTGTCCTACAGATATTTAAAAGTGAGGTGCATCCTTCTGTTTACAAGCTGGCCAGTGGGCTGAAAGAAGGACTCAGTTTGTATGGGATTTTGAACCGCTGCAGGTGTAAGTGGGGAGAGAAACTGATGAGGTTGTGGCTCATGCGGCCCACCCGGAACCTTACAGAGCTGAACAAACGGCTGGATGTTATTCAGTTCTTCTTGCTGGCTCAGAACTATGAAACAGTCCTGACTCTTCAAGACTGCCTCAAGAATATAAAAAATGTACCTCAGATTCTGAGAAGAATGACTCTTTCACATACAAAGGTCAGTGACTGGCAGGCACTTTACAAGACAGTTTATAGTGCAGTGTGCCTCAGAGATACATGCCGCTCCCTGCCTAGCAGCATCGAGCTCTTCCGGACCATTTCACAGGTCTTCACCGATGATCTGCACTATATTGCCAGTCTCATCAGCAAAGTGGTAGACTTTGAAGGCAGTATCTCAGAAAACCGCTTCACTGTCAGACCCAATGTGGACTCCACCATTGACGAAAAGAAACGAAAGCTGATGGGTCTCTCAGACTTCCTTACAGAGGTGGCCCGGAAGGAATTGGAGATCCTGGACAATCGGATTCCTTCCTGTTGTGTCATCTATATTCCCTTGATTGGATTCTTGCTTTCCATTCCACGACTGCCCACAATGGTGGACAAGAGTGACTTTGAGATTGAAGGCCTGGACTTCATGTTCTTGTCAGAGGATAAACTGCATTACAGAAGTGCTAGGACAAAGGAACTAGACAGCATTCTGGGTGACCTGCACTGTGAGATCAGAGACCAGGAAACACTTATCATGCACCAGATGCAGACAAAGATCTTGGAGAAGTCGGCGGTGCTGAACAATGTGATTGAGTACACAGCGCACCTAGATGTGCTGCTAGCTCTGGCAGTGATGGCTCGAGAGAATAGCTACAGCCGTCCGTGCTTTACCGACCGCCATGGCATCCACATCAAGGATGGCAGGCATCCACTCATGGAGCTATGCGCAAAGACTTTTGTGCCCAACCCTGTGAACAGTGGTGAGGCTAATGGGCGGATAAAGATCCTTACAGGGCCCAACTCATCTGGGAAGAGTGTATACTTAAAAATGGTGGGCCTTATAACATTCATGGCCCTAATTGGCAGCTATGTCCCTGCTGCAGAGGCTGAGATTGGGGCAGTTGATGGGATTTACACCAGGATTCACAGCAGGGAATCAGTATCTGTGGGACTCTCCACTTTCATGATTGATCTCAACCAGGTTGCTAAAGCAGTGAACAATGCCACTGAGAGGTCCTTGGTACTTATTGATGAGTTTGGCAAAGGGACCAACACAGTGGATGGCCTCTCCCTTCTGGCCGCTGTGCTGAGGCATTGGCTCAATCAGGGAACCCAGTGCCCGCAGGTCTTTGTCTCCACTAATTTTCACAGCTTGGTGCAGCTGAAGCTCCTTCCTGACACCCCTCTTGTGCAGTACCTGACAATGGAGACCCACCAAGATGGAGATGAGTTAATATTCTTCTATCAGCTCAAGGAGGGGGTGTCTACTGTTAGCCATGCTGCCAATATTGCTGTGTTGGCTGGGATGCCACCCAAAGTGATTGCACGAGGAGTGGAAGTATCAGAGCTTATCCGAAATGGAAAACCTATTAGATGTATTGATCATCCATCCAAAGGGAACCAGCTAGAGAGATGCAAGTCTCTGGTGGAAAAGTTCCTTTGCCTAGACTTTGATGACCCCCATGTGGACTTAGAGAAGTTCATGAGTCAGGAAGTGCTGCCCTCTGCAGCCTCCATTCTGTAA